The following proteins are encoded in a genomic region of Acipenser ruthenus chromosome 4, fAciRut3.2 maternal haplotype, whole genome shotgun sequence:
- the LOC131736951 gene encoding uncharacterized protein LOC131736951: MASRGCKHPADAFCYVCGQFIKTRAKKYSVEASAKMCEAYKAYFGMPVGDKDKPWAPHFTCEHCKKTLEGWYRGEKRAMKFAIPRIWREPTDHSSNCYFCMVDPSKRGTGKNAPAITCPDLPSSIALVLHCHELPVPTPPEREQSSLEESSKSESEEDVVDPDDNFRGGAEKRNPYYPNQKDLNDLIRDLGLTVQCRAFDV, from the exons atggcatcaagaggctgcaagcatccggcagacgcattttgctatgtctgcggccaatttatcaagacaagagcgaaaaagtactccgtggaagcatctgctaagatgtgtgaggcctacaaggcatatttcggcatgcctgtcggggataaagacaaaccctgggcacctcatttcacctgcgagcactgcaaaaaaactctggaag gatggtacagaggggaaaagagagccatgaagttcgctatcccaagaatttggcgggaacccactgaccactcaagcaactgctacttctgcatggtggacccttccaaacgtgggactggcaagaatgcacctgctatcacgtgtccggaccttccttcatccatcgccctggtgctacactgccatgagctccccgtacccactcctccggagagagagcagtcgtctttagaagagagcagcaagtcagagagcgaggaagacgttgtagatccagatgacaatttcagaggtggagctgagaagagaaacccatactaccccaaccaaaaagacctcaacgacttgattagagatcttggtctcaccgtccaatgccgagcttttgacgtctag